One stretch of Archocentrus centrarchus isolate MPI-CPG fArcCen1 chromosome 5, fArcCen1, whole genome shotgun sequence DNA includes these proteins:
- the LOC115780435 gene encoding limbin, which produces MLRVHFTVATVAICIYFLNIQVPYFYPASLYLCCCPDVTPRACVLEDTAGRQPYYNGTASCSEKRRAFPTMDAIQHDPGIKPADTLLRMDGAMEISGAEAFFERSPLSSSAPAGPWGHSFYSSFPYLSNVLHLRNSRSTLTRYDLGLSLPQVQSVVPPSAFGVKFHKCAQVKLDTDPPQLTFFLLIHNVGPVGGTNLSQVAIRDSISGIVPLKSEGRVVERGYQTFAIDSLLAGSQIVVNYTAHVRSHKSEVLDLPAFLTFSNASQNDVSMFGPLTANLTLRVNSTDRIYPNHGVHFAGFVVGFFVTMVLLLLVFLAINLIGLRTRLSLLQQRRNRSDSDAEFADCNLSEAVKEEATFEDKMVDIMVLEEPQNMYQALENLEMSSLLHTTNNLEAVRIQIYKDVMSSLLASLQSQGQASPQAQQRLLSVLHGQLLGMEGRLKEERGARMAALAGQCNLETREEMEAEHRRQAAEKAQAELLCQHAERQELLQCSVLLEKLHKLSQSQLQRILLVRHEEASAKVQRQIIEWRRVELHKIFSEELEEATRMGELEKSTVKNLQHEYFTCQDQLEEVLDVVLASLRYVLAERSAQRKFLVHSLHSLNSLISDTFSTTSSNLDTWFTHIRGGSKLPAEQIDQLQEKTQKELVMLRQRLDEALKQERRAMHCGLIKKRRELISDMVRVHKQRQKDLSNMCKGLEQRIEVGQHLHCWQNLLTAHSLELAELINNLDEEAAADIRKVTMRVIQGAIADIKAIQPSATQAVLVLLPPEEQHFLLQMEPEEGSGQALGQGASALLVGQERLHQEGKAALRILSCTREALKEAMEKELQEQKALRTRCRDFFRCLCLSQLTQSEDDRLKMKLEFQKCLSVIDRCLVMPHAVARTKLLSALAAWRKESEKQMTNTQSKGKTREATEKTDTSDLLLFQKRLKDRIQLFEREKEMESSIMIEVLEEMKQESEDDLRSHADSLAMQMVTIHYQKAERRTKVLETSRAMLTLHSLLIQQLKERKHLEIPHMAQSIQIHCLGLEEAEQQFQKERTELDGLQKSQLSVKSSKTHQEDSGEEESVFQLHMDCRMVAILQDALYKCEQVITLMAERFHFMTANGQTVDDLKEQMELKRLYANCDQDLEFASRLVKQCHVSAEVLLEALRLLLPTLPESELLSLSDALCPKQHPVSVSAEQEHPGCAGELNRVLPVKLREDVVHKNMLNMPGFSVDKERLQEKREGLMEKLLPRSGLVLPGDAAPLLSKEKGKEDSFTKAQQPVFKSALPVKELQSDSARERVVDTVKGSPATGERLFVFQDLPETCDSVDVPKRKRKRNFLNLKKGSVAPTNLP; this is translated from the exons ATGCTTCGGGTACACTTTACCGTGGCGACGGTCGcaatatgtatatatttcttGAATATCCAGGTTCCGTATTTTTATCCAGCCTCTTTATATTTATGTTGCTGTCCCGACGTAACGCCGCGCGCCTGTGTGTTGGAGGACACAGCTGGACGCCAGCCTTATTATAACGGCACCGCTTCTTGCTCTGAGAAACGTAGG GCCTTTCCCACTATGGATGCAATACAACATGACCCAGGCATAAAACCAGCAGACACATTACTTAGGATGGATG GTGCAATGGAAATCAGTGGGGCTGAGGCATTTTTCGAGAGGAGCCCcctctcttcttcagctcctgCTGGTCCATGGGGGCACTCTTTTTACTCCTCATTTCCATATCTATCAAATGTCTTGCACCTCAGGAACAGCAGGAGCACCCTCACCAGATACGACCTGGGCCTCTCACTGCCtcag GTTCAGAGTGTGGTGCCTCCATCCGCATTTGGGGTAAAATTTCACAAGTGTGCACAG GTGAAGCTGGACACTGATCCCCCTCAGTTGACATTCTTCCTGCTGATTCACAATGTGGGGCCCGTGGGTGGCACCAACCTATCTCAAGTGGCTATCCGGGACTCCATTTCAGGAATCGTACCTCTAAAATCTGAAGGCCGGGTCGTGGAAAGAGGCTACCAAACGTTTGCCATTGATTCATTGTTGG CTGGATCTCAAATTGTTGTCAATTATACTGCTCACGTAAGGAGTCATAAGAGCGAAGTCCTTGACCTTCCAGCTTTTCTCACCTTCTCTAATGCCTCACAG AATGATGTCAGCATGTTCGGCCCATTAACAGCTAATCTAACCCTGAGGGTGAATTCCACAGACAGG ATTTATCCTAACCACGGTGTTCATTTTGCTGGATTTGTTGTTGGGTTCTTTGTCACTAtggtgctgctgttgctggtgTTTCTGGCCATAAACTTGATAGGTCTCAGAACTAGACTGAGCCTTCTTCAGCAAAGG AGAAACAGAAGTGATTCAGATGCTGAGTTTGCAGACTGCAACCTCAGTGAGGCCGTCAAAGAGGAGGCAACATTTGAAGACAAGATGGTGGACATCATGGTTCTGGAGGAGCCACAGAACATGTACCAGGCTTTGGAAAA TCTTGAAATGTCTTCATTGCTTCATACCACCAATAACCTGGAGGCCGTCCGGATCCAGATTTACAAGGACGTGATGTCCTCCTTGCTTGCCAGCCTTCAATCTCAGGGCCAGGCCAGCCCTCAAGCGCAGCAGAGGCTGCTTAGTGTGCTCCACGGACAGCTACTGGGCATGGAGGGACGCCTCAAGGAGGAGCGAGGGGCTCGCATGGCTGCCTTGGCTGGTCAGTGTAACTTGGAGACTAGGGAAGAAATGGAAGCAGAGCACCGCAGACAGGCAGCTGAGAAGGCCCAGGCTGAGCTGCTATGTCAACATGCAGAACGACAG GAGCTTCTTCAGTGTAGTGTCCTCCTGGAGAAGCTGCACAAGTTGAGCCAGAGTCAGCTTCAGCGCATCCTGTTGGTCCGTCATGAAGAAGCCTCAGCGAAGGTCCAGAGGCAGATCATTGAGTGGCGGCGGGTGGAGCTGCACAAGATCTTctcagaggagctggaggaggccaCCAGGATGGGGGAGTTGGAGAAGAGCACAGTCAAGAATCTTCAGCATGAATACTTTACCTGTCAG gaTCAGCTAGAGGAAGTGCTGGATGTAGTCCTTGCCAGTCTCCGCTACGTGCTAGCTGAACGCAGTGCACAGAGGAAGTTCCTGGTGCACAGCCTCCACAGCCTCAACAGCCTGATATCTGACACCTTCTCCACCACCTCAAGCAACTTGGACACCTGGTTCACTCACATCAGGGG AGGGAGCAAACTGCCTGCAGAGCAGATCGACCAGCTGCAAGAGAAGACTCAGAAAGAGCTGGTGATGCTGCGGCAGAGACTGGATGAGGCACTGAAGCAAGAGAGGAGAGCCATGCATTGCGGACTGATTAAGAAAAGGAGGGAACTCATATCTGACATG GTGAGGGTccacaaacagagacagaaggaTCTGTCAAACATGTGCAAGGGTCTGGAGCAAAGGATAGAAGTAGGGCAGCATCTGCACTGTTGGCAGAACCTACTGACAGCTCACAGCTTGGAGCTAGCAGAGCTTATCAACAACCTGGATGAGGAAGCTGCTGCAGATATCCGCAAG GTGACCATGCGTGTGATCCAGGGTGCCATAGCAGACATCAAAGCCATCCAGCCTTCTGCAACTCAGGCTGTACTAGTGCTCTTGCCTCCAGAAGAGCAGCACTTCCTGCTGCAGATGGAACCAGAGGAAGGATCAGGACAGGCCCTGGGACAAGGAGCGAGTGCTCTCCTGGTGGGCCAAGAAAGACTGCACCAGGAAGGCAAGGCAGCCCTACGCATCCTCAGCTGCACCAGGGAGGCGCTGAAGGAAGCCATGGAGAAAGAGCTGCAAGAGCAGAAGGCACTCAGGACACGCTGCAGAGATTTCTTCAG gtgtttgtgtttgtcccagctgacacagtcTGAAGATGACAGGCTGAAGATGAAACTGGAGTTTCAGAAATGTCTCTCAGTGATCGATCGCTGTCTGGTGATGCCACACGCTGTCGCCCGAACTAAACTTCTCTCTGCCCTGGCAGCTTGGAGGAAGGAGAGTGAGAAACAGATG ACAAATACGCAATCCAAGGGGAAAACTAGGGAGGCCACGGAGAAAACAGACACATCCGACCTGCTGCTTTTCCAGAAAAGGCTCAAGGACAGGATTCAACTATttgagagggagaaggagatgGAGAGCAGTATAATGATCGAG GTGTTGGAAGAGATGAAGCAGGAGAGTGAAGATGATCTGCGCTCTCATGCAGACAGCCTGGCCATGCAAATGGTGACCATCCATTACCAGAAGGCTGAGAGGCGAACCAAAGTTTTGGAGACCTCCAGAGCAATGCTTACCCTCCATAGCCTGCTCATTCAACagctcaaagaaagaaaacatctgGAGATACCACACATGGCTCAGAGTATACAAATCCACTGCTTG GGCTTAGAGGAAGCGGAGCAGCAGTTTCAGAAGGAAAGGACAGAGTTGGACGGCCTGCAAAAGTCTCAGCTCAGTGTAAAATCAAGTAAAACCCATCAAGAGGACTCTGGTGAGGAAGAAAGCGTGTTTCAGCTGCACATGGATTGCAGGATGGTGGCCATCCTTCAGGATGCACTTTACAAGTGTGAGCAGGTTATCACACTGATGGCTGAGAG gtTTCACTTCATGACTGCCAACGGTCAAACCGTGGATGATTTAAAAGAACAAATGGAGCTCAAGAGGCTGTATGCAAACTGTGACCAG GATCTGGAGTTTGCATCTCGGCTGGTGAAGCAGTGTCATGTGTCTGCTGAGGTTCTCCTTGAGGCCCTTCGTCTCCTTCTCCCAACCCTACCTGAAAGTGAACTCCTTTCACTCAGCGATGCCCTCTGCCCCAAACAGCACCCTGTTTCAGTGTCTGCAGAACAGGAGCACCCAGG GTGTGCTGGGGAGCTGAATAGAGTCCTTCCTGTCAAACTGAGGGAAGATGTGGTGCATAAAAATATGCTGAATATGCCAGGTTTTTCTGTGGATAAAGAGAG ACTCCAGGAAAAGAGGGAAGGTCTGATGGAAAAACTGCTCCCCAGGTCCGGTCTTGTGCTTCCAGGGGATGCCGCACCACTGCTGAGTAAGGAGAAGGGAAAGGAGGACAGTTTTACCAAAGCACAGCAGCCAGTTTTTAAATCAGCGTTACCTGTTAAAGAGCTGCAGAGCGACAGTGCAAGAGAGAGAGTCGTGGACACAGTAAAGGGAAGCCCCGCAACCGGGGAAAGGTTGTTTGTGTTCCAGGATTTACCTGAAACATGTGACAGTGTGGATGTCcctaaaagaaaaaggaagaggaaTTTCCTCAATTTGAAGAAAGGTTCAGTGGCCCCAACAAACCTACCTTGA